The following are encoded together in the Patescibacteria group bacterium genome:
- a CDS encoding MBL fold metallo-hydrolase, protein MAEVKILIEGYTTADFGGEKTTPTITLIRDGNNKIIVDPGVLENQKMLADKLKEEGLSVDDINIVFITHSHIDHYRNIGMFPEAKTLEFYGLWDKNMVEDWQEQFSEDIKIIKTPGHSYDGLTLLVKTSDGVVAVCGDVFWKRDFPVDDEYATDKEKLKQSRKVVLESSDWIIPGHAGMYKIK, encoded by the coding sequence ATGGCAGAAGTTAAAATTTTAATTGAAGGCTATACCACGGCGGATTTCGGCGGAGAAAAAACCACTCCGACAATTACATTAATCCGAGACGGAAATAATAAAATTATTGTTGATCCCGGCGTTTTGGAAAATCAAAAGATGCTGGCTGACAAATTAAAAGAAGAAGGGTTATCCGTTGATGATATAAATATTGTATTTATAACTCATTCTCATATTGATCATTACAGAAATATTGGCATGTTCCCAGAAGCTAAAACTCTTGAATTTTACGGACTATGGGATAAAAATATGGTAGAGGACTGGCAAGAACAATTTAGTGAAGATATTAAAATAATAAAAACGCCAGGCCACAGCTACGACGGTTTAACTCTTTTAGTTAAGACTAGCGATGGCGTCGTTGCTGTTTGTGGCGATGTTTTTTGGAAAAGAGATTTTCCGGTAGACGACGAATATGCCACGGATAAAGAAAAGTTAAAGCAAAGCAGAAAAGTAGTTCTAGAGTCGTCCGACTGGATAATTCCAGGGCATGCGGGGATGTATAAGATTAAATAA
- a CDS encoding response regulator translates to MSENKKILIIEDDANLLYGLQAKFRVEGFEVITDEGADKKEAMEKIKIQKPGYIILDIILPKINGFDMLAKIKADPAISKIPVFIFTNLSDSDSRQKGAELGADFYLIKTELNLDEFVDKFKKIIENRKKTNENF, encoded by the coding sequence ATGAGCGAAAATAAAAAAATTCTTATAATTGAGGATGACGCTAATTTGCTTTATGGCCTACAAGCTAAGTTTAGAGTAGAAGGTTTTGAGGTTATTACCGATGAAGGCGCGGATAAAAAAGAGGCTATGGAAAAAATAAAAATTCAGAAGCCGGGTTATATTATTTTAGATATTATTTTACCGAAGATAAACGGTTTTGACATGCTGGCTAAAATCAAAGCCGACCCGGCGATTTCTAAAATACCGGTTTTTATCTTTACCAATTTAAGCGATTCGGACAGCCGGCAAAAAGGCGCGGAGCTTGGCGCGGATTTTTATCTGATAAAAACCGAGTTGAATCTTGATGAGTTTGTTGATAAATTTAAAAAAATTATAGAAAATAGGAAAAAAACAAATGAAAATTTTTAA
- a CDS encoding DNA alkylation repair protein, producing MENLKQLKNELNKLANKKQAENLQKFFKTGPGEYGAGDIFLGIKVPAQRIAAKKYPSLNFNDLQKLLNSKIHEHRLSALLILIGQYKKAESGAKKKFVDFYLRNTENVNNWDLVDLSCHYILGDYLLDKPRRILYQLAGSKNLWERRIAMISTFASIRNKEFGDTLKIAERLLNDQHDLIHKAAGWMLREAGKRDQAVLIGFLDKHYKAMPRTMLRYAIEKLSEKKRKYYLGK from the coding sequence ATGGAAAATTTAAAACAACTGAAAAATGAATTAAATAAACTGGCAAATAAAAAGCAGGCGGAAAATTTGCAAAAGTTTTTTAAAACCGGCCCGGGCGAGTACGGGGCCGGGGATATTTTTTTAGGCATAAAAGTGCCGGCGCAAAGAATTGCGGCTAAAAAATATCCAAGCCTGAATTTTAATGATTTGCAGAAACTTTTAAACAGTAAAATTCATGAGCATCGCTTAAGCGCTTTACTAATTTTAATCGGCCAATATAAAAAAGCCGAATCCGGCGCTAAGAAAAAATTTGTAGATTTTTATTTAAGAAATACCGAAAATGTCAATAACTGGGATTTAGTGGATTTGTCCTGCCATTATATTTTAGGCGATTATTTACTGGACAAGCCGAGGCGAATTTTATATCAGCTGGCCGGTTCAAAAAATTTATGGGAGAGGCGAATCGCCATGATTTCCACTTTCGCTTCTATCAGAAACAAGGAATTCGGTGACACCTTGAAAATCGCCGAAAGATTATTAAATGACCAGCATGATTTAATCCATAAAGCCGCTGGCTGGATGCTTAGAGAAGCGGGCAAGCGGGACCAGGCGGTATTGATTGGTTTTTTGGACAAGCATTATAAGGCCATGCCCCGCACTATGCTAAGATACGCGATTGAAAAATTAAGCGAGAAAAAGAGAAAATATTATTTGGGAAAGTAG
- a CDS encoding ATP-binding cassette domain-containing protein: MNIIEVKNLTKKFGELTAVDNISFSVEKGEIFGFLGPNGAGKSTTISMLAALLKSDSGQALINGFDVNKQRNQVRKSIGLVFQDSSLDDKLTAEENLYFHADLYGVDKKIFSERLPEVLKLVDLWDRRDHIVKTFSGGMKRRLEIARGLIHYPAVMFLDEPTIGLDPQTRFNIWEYVLKLKKEKDMTIFMTTHYLNEAEYCDRIAIIDQGKIVALDTPANLKKMVGGDIITLAALNLDKLKQEIEEKFKLNVKNFDNKLKIEVTDGDNFLPKLFNELEEKIQSVELRKPTLDDVFLNLTGKKIRKEEASDKELMRRRIAMRR; encoded by the coding sequence ATGAATATAATAGAAGTAAAAAATTTAACAAAAAAATTCGGCGAATTAACCGCGGTTGATAATATTTCTTTTTCCGTTGAAAAAGGCGAGATTTTCGGCTTTTTAGGGCCTAACGGCGCCGGCAAGTCAACTACCATAAGCATGTTGGCGGCTTTGCTTAAATCCGATTCGGGACAGGCTTTAATTAACGGTTTTGATGTAAATAAGCAGAGAAACCAGGTCAGAAAATCAATCGGTTTGGTTTTCCAGGATTCTTCGCTGGACGATAAGCTAACCGCCGAGGAAAATTTATATTTCCATGCCGATTTATACGGCGTAGATAAAAAGATTTTTAGCGAGCGCCTGCCCGAAGTTTTAAAATTAGTTGATTTATGGGACAGGCGCGATCATATCGTAAAAACTTTTTCCGGCGGCATGAAAAGGCGCCTGGAAATCGCTCGCGGCTTAATTCATTATCCGGCTGTTATGTTTTTAGACGAGCCGACTATCGGCTTGGATCCGCAGACCAGATTTAATATCTGGGAGTATGTTCTAAAGCTTAAAAAAGAAAAAGACATGACTATTTTCATGACCACGCATTATTTAAACGAGGCCGAATACTGCGACCGCATCGCCATTATTGACCAGGGTAAAATCGTGGCTTTAGACACGCCGGCTAATCTTAAAAAAATGGTGGGCGGGGATATTATCACCCTGGCCGCGCTTAATCTGGATAAATTAAAGCAAGAGATTGAAGAAAAATTTAAATTAAACGTTAAAAATTTTGATAATAAATTAAAAATTGAAGTAACAGACGGAGATAACTTTTTACCCAAATTATTTAATGAACTTGAAGAAAAAATTCAATCAGTGGAATTACGAAAACCCACGCTTGATGACGTATTTTTAAATTTAACCGGCAAAAAAATCCGCAAGGAAGAAGCCTCGGATAAAGAATTGATGCGGCGGAGGATTGCCATGAGGCGGTAA
- a CDS encoding HD domain-containing protein gives MTNSTFKKIIKDSKAEIQRIAGRNGWMWFYEMHQKEVIKYAEKLLKMYKGANYEIVLISCWLHDIAHYYAKNDIEILKVKKLHHVNGAKIAEKFLLKYNLEKKETENIKNCILRHRNNKQYPVRTLEEKIVAVADTLSHYGSIFYFTYFKFHPRHSLEKMVEDDLAKLKRDWRDIQILPKAKKLAEAEYKMLKKLFENYNKR, from the coding sequence ATGACAAATTCAACCTTCAAAAAAATAATCAAAGATTCGAAGGCGGAAATTCAAAGAATTGCCGGTAGAAACGGCTGGATGTGGTTTTATGAAATGCATCAAAAAGAAGTTATTAAATACGCGGAAAAATTGCTAAAAATGTATAAAGGAGCGAATTATGAAATAGTTTTAATTTCCTGCTGGTTGCATGATATAGCTCATTATTATGCCAAAAACGATATAGAAATATTAAAAGTTAAAAAATTGCATCATGTCAACGGAGCGAAAATCGCGGAAAAATTTTTGCTTAAATATAATTTAGAGAAAAAAGAAACAGAAAATATAAAAAATTGTATTTTAAGACATAGAAATAATAAGCAATATCCAGTTCGGACATTAGAAGAAAAAATCGTGGCGGTCGCCGACACTTTATCGCATTATGGCAGTATTTTTTATTTCACCTATTTTAAATTTCACCCGAGACATTCTTTAGAGAAAATGGTAGAAGATGATTTAGCCAAGCTAAAAAGAGATTGGCGCGATATACAAATTTTACCCAAAGCTAAAAAATTAGCCGAAGCCGAATATAAAATGTTGAAAAAATTGTTTGAAAATTATAATAAGAGATAA
- the dnaX gene encoding DNA polymerase III subunit gamma/tau, which produces MSTLYRKYRPQNFSEAVGQNHIKITLEQEIKTGKIAHAYLFCGPRAVGKTTLARVFTKSINCEKRKKDSADPCNTCLSCLEITAGRALDIIEIDAASNTGVDNVRDNIIASARVAPSRSKYKVFIIDEVHMLSAQAFNALLKVIEEPPANVVFILCTTEAHKVPATIISRCQRFDFKRIGVNDAVKKLTYIIQAEKIKISKDILEAIARHSDGYMRDAESLLGQIISIGGAEVTQAEADLIIPRSDLNEVINLLDFLIKKDAAGGIRLVNKLMDDGVDLKIFVKDTIEVLRKLMLMKISPSLINKLSLELGETLELKINKLAQDLTVEQALKLLEKFIKVSGEIKADFIQQLSLEMAIAEICTAAAAVRSPLGASPSFSAGSRFNQPKSQTVAVKTEADKAVSAGEPVQFSDSQIQEKWNEVLAKVKQYNHSLSFILRVCQPRNLSGNQLCLAFKYKFHKDRVSEIAIKNIIEKVLHQVYGAPVTIEAVIDENLEVAANKLVSDEPLVIKKEAEPAQGEQGNMIDNLLKTFGGKIVS; this is translated from the coding sequence ATGTCTACCTTATACCGAAAATACCGGCCGCAGAATTTTAGCGAAGCGGTCGGGCAAAATCACATAAAAATAACTTTAGAGCAGGAAATAAAGACCGGCAAAATCGCCCATGCTTATCTTTTTTGCGGACCGCGCGCCGTCGGTAAAACCACTTTAGCCAGAGTTTTTACCAAATCAATTAACTGCGAAAAGCGTAAGAAAGATTCGGCCGATCCTTGCAATACCTGCTTAAGCTGCTTAGAAATTACCGCCGGCCGAGCTTTAGATATCATTGAAATTGACGCGGCTTCAAACACGGGCGTGGATAATGTCCGCGATAACATAATCGCGAGCGCCAGAGTCGCGCCGTCAAGGTCAAAATATAAAGTTTTTATCATAGACGAAGTGCATATGCTGTCCGCCCAGGCTTTTAACGCGCTACTCAAAGTCATTGAAGAGCCGCCGGCCAACGTAGTATTTATTTTATGCACGACCGAAGCGCATAAAGTTCCGGCCACGATTATTTCGCGCTGCCAGCGCTTTGATTTTAAAAGAATCGGCGTTAACGACGCGGTTAAAAAATTAACCTATATAATCCAGGCGGAAAAAATAAAAATTAGCAAAGATATTTTAGAAGCTATCGCCCGCCACTCCGACGGCTATATGCGCGACGCGGAAAGCCTATTAGGGCAGATTATTTCCATCGGCGGCGCCGAGGTAACGCAGGCCGAAGCTGATTTAATAATCCCGCGCTCGGATTTAAATGAAGTTATAAATTTACTGGATTTTTTAATAAAGAAAGACGCGGCCGGCGGCATCAGGCTCGTAAATAAATTAATGGACGACGGCGTTGACCTTAAAATATTCGTTAAAGATACGATTGAAGTTTTGCGCAAGCTTATGCTCATGAAAATAAGCCCGAGCTTAATAAATAAATTATCGCTGGAGCTTGGCGAAACGCTTGAGCTGAAAATAAACAAATTAGCCCAGGATTTAACCGTTGAGCAGGCTTTAAAGCTTTTGGAAAAATTCATTAAAGTTTCCGGCGAGATAAAAGCTGATTTTATCCAGCAGTTATCTTTAGAAATGGCGATCGCTGAAATTTGCACCGCGGCCGCGGCGGTTAGGAGCCCGCTCGGCGCTAGCCCGAGTTTTTCGGCCGGCTCAAGGTTTAATCAGCCGAAAAGCCAAACCGTAGCGGTTAAAACGGAAGCGGACAAAGCAGTTAGCGCCGGCGAGCCGGTACAATTCAGCGACAGCCAAATCCAGGAAAAATGGAACGAAGTTTTAGCCAAAGTCAAGCAGTATAACCATTCTTTATCATTTATCTTGCGCGTCTGCCAGCCGCGCAACTTAAGCGGCAACCAGCTTTGTCTAGCTTTTAAATATAAATTTCATAAAGACCGCGTCAGCGAAATCGCCATCAAAAATATTATAGAAAAAGTTTTGCATCAGGTTTACGGCGCGCCGGTGACGATTGAAGCGGTTATTGACGAAAATCTGGAAGTGGCGGCCAATAAATTAGTCTCCGACGAGCCATTGGTTATAAAAAAAGAAGCTGAACCGGCGCAGGGCGAGCAGGGGAATATGATTGATAATTTATTAAAAACTTTCGGCGGGAAGATTGTAAGTTAA
- a CDS encoding metallopeptidase family protein, producing the protein MLNINKQEFEKIVEQTLESLPEKFKSKLHNVAIFAEDEPTDEQLNKIKLKRGDLLFGLFEGYAQAKRLNFGPVLPDKITIFRKAILSQCANENELKQKIISTVKHEIAHHFGSDEKGAAKAGKR; encoded by the coding sequence ATGTTGAATATAAATAAACAAGAATTTGAAAAAATTGTCGAACAAACTCTGGAAAGCCTGCCGGAGAAATTCAAAAGTAAACTTCATAATGTCGCCATCTTCGCTGAAGACGAACCGACCGACGAGCAGCTTAATAAAATTAAATTAAAGCGCGGCGATTTATTATTCGGCCTGTTTGAAGGCTATGCCCAGGCTAAAAGATTGAATTTCGGGCCGGTCTTGCCCGATAAAATAACAATTTTTAGAAAAGCCATTTTAAGCCAGTGCGCAAACGAGAATGAGCTTAAACAAAAAATTATTTCTACGGTTAAACATGAAATCGCGCATCATTTCGGTTCAGACGAAAAAGGCGCGGCCAAAGCCGGGAAAAGATAA
- a CDS encoding DUF5679 domain-containing protein translates to MEAYCVKCKAKQEMKDANEVEMNGKGGVKRKAMKGKCPVCATAMFRILGKA, encoded by the coding sequence ATGGAAGCTTATTGCGTAAAATGCAAGGCCAAACAAGAAATGAAGGATGCTAATGAGGTGGAAATGAACGGCAAGGGCGGAGTAAAGCGCAAAGCCATGAAGGGCAAATGCCCGGTTTGCGCCACAGCTATGTTTAGAATCTTAGGCAAAGCTTAA
- a CDS encoding ABC transporter permease, which produces MNELRAIYTIWRREAIRYTRDKARIFSTLLQPLMFLVIFGAGLGGTLTKGSFGIDFMKFMYPGIIAMNVMGIAFFSTVSTVWDREFGFLKEILVAPISRTSIVMGKIFGAVTVASTQALLLLVLAPFMGIHLNILIIIKLFLFMILLAFAISGMGLLIATLMKTTESFGIIMQVLIFPMFFLSGAFFPLTNVPIWMTALSRLNPLTYGVDAMRQIILNGIPAELAQKLFLYPVQINILALLVFSVIVVSIATLAFNKRS; this is translated from the coding sequence ATGAATGAACTAAGAGCTATCTATACAATTTGGAGAAGGGAAGCCATAAGGTATACCCGCGATAAGGCCAGGATATTTTCCACCTTGCTCCAGCCTTTGATGTTTTTAGTGATTTTCGGCGCCGGCTTGGGCGGTACGTTGACTAAAGGCAGTTTTGGCATTGATTTCATGAAATTTATGTACCCGGGCATTATCGCCATGAACGTTATGGGCATTGCTTTTTTTTCCACCGTCTCCACGGTCTGGGACCGCGAATTCGGTTTTTTAAAAGAAATTTTAGTGGCGCCGATTTCCCGAACTTCAATCGTTATGGGGAAAATTTTTGGCGCCGTTACCGTGGCTTCAACCCAGGCGCTGCTTTTATTGGTTTTGGCGCCGTTTATGGGCATTCATTTGAATATTTTAATAATTATTAAGCTATTTTTGTTCATGATACTTTTGGCTTTCGCCATTTCCGGCATGGGGCTTTTAATCGCCACGCTCATGAAAACCACGGAAAGCTTCGGCATTATCATGCAGGTTTTAATTTTCCCCATGTTTTTTCTCTCCGGCGCGTTTTTCCCTTTGACTAACGTGCCTATTTGGATGACGGCGCTTTCCCGGCTTAACCCTTTGACTTACGGCGTTGACGCTATGCGGCAGATTATTTTAAACGGCATTCCGGCGGAATTAGCGCAAAAATTATTTTTATATCCGGTTCAGATAAATATTTTAGCCTTGCTGGTTTTTTCGGTCATTGTGGTTTCCATCGCCACTTTGGCGTTTAACAAAAGGAGTTAA
- the lexA gene encoding transcriptional repressor LexA has protein sequence MGNNLTKRQRQILDFITEFTGDKGYAPSLREIGEHFNLSSPATTHAHVQALKQKGMLKTSFNEARSIEIIPANVNWAASLELPLVGLITAGEPIEAVEDNDTIAVPADFVTDSANSYVLKVKGESMIEDGILDGDYVIVERNPSPQNGDVVVALLNNAYATLKKFYRESKRIRLQPANSSMKPIYAADPLIQGVVRGVIRKYA, from the coding sequence ATGGGCAATAATTTAACAAAAAGGCAAAGGCAGATTTTGGATTTTATAACCGAATTTACCGGCGATAAAGGCTACGCGCCGAGCTTAAGGGAAATCGGCGAGCATTTTAATTTATCTAGTCCGGCCACGACTCACGCGCATGTGCAGGCGCTAAAGCAAAAAGGCATGCTTAAAACTTCGTTTAACGAAGCGCGGTCTATTGAGATTATTCCGGCTAACGTTAATTGGGCGGCGAGCTTGGAATTGCCGTTGGTCGGTTTAATTACCGCCGGCGAGCCGATTGAGGCGGTTGAAGACAACGATACAATCGCCGTGCCGGCTGATTTCGTAACCGATAGCGCCAACAGCTATGTTTTAAAAGTCAAAGGCGAATCAATGATTGAAGACGGAATTTTAGATGGTGATTACGTAATCGTGGAGCGCAATCCGTCGCCGCAAAATGGCGATGTGGTCGTAGCCTTATTAAATAACGCTTACGCCACATTAAAAAAGTTTTACCGCGAGTCAAAGCGCATCCGCCTGCAACCGGCCAACTCATCAATGAAACCGATTTACGCGGCCGACCCGCTGATTCAGGGAGTGGTCAGGGGAGTAATAAGAAAATATGCTTAA
- a CDS encoding alpha/beta hydrolase, with protein MQKITIKNRKNQNVVVLLEKAEKRKGLAFVMHGNASNKDLRQIKTFAQVFKENGYTAIRFDTTNSSGESDGKIEDATFTNYYEDLEDVISWASKENFYQEPFILCGHSLGSMCVAYFAEKYPGRVKALAPISTVVSGKLSEETTEFKMIAKDWEKKGVREWASLSMPGITKRLKWQHVLDRRKYDLLSEAYKLTMPVLLIVGDKDETTPLNQQKLLYEKLPGRRELNIIKDACHAFKDKKYLEEIYQIMDKWIKNL; from the coding sequence ATGCAGAAAATTACCATAAAAAATCGTAAAAATCAGAATGTTGTTGTTTTATTGGAAAAAGCCGAAAAGCGAAAAGGCTTGGCGTTCGTTATGCACGGAAACGCCAGCAATAAAGATTTAAGACAAATTAAAACTTTTGCCCAAGTTTTTAAGGAAAATGGTTATACGGCAATCAGGTTTGATACAACCAATTCTTCTGGCGAAAGCGACGGGAAGATAGAAGATGCGACGTTCACAAATTATTATGAAGACTTGGAAGATGTGATTAGCTGGGCAAGCAAGGAAAATTTTTATCAGGAGCCGTTTATTTTGTGCGGTCATAGTCTGGGCTCGATGTGCGTAGCTTATTTCGCCGAGAAATATCCGGGAAGAGTGAAAGCCCTGGCGCCTATTTCCACTGTGGTGTCGGGAAAATTATCAGAAGAGACAACTGAATTTAAAATGATAGCCAAAGACTGGGAGAAAAAAGGCGTTAGAGAGTGGGCGAGCTTAAGTATGCCAGGAATAACTAAAAGATTAAAATGGCAACATGTTTTAGACAGAAGAAAATACGATTTATTATCCGAAGCTTATAAGTTAACTATGCCCGTGCTTTTAATCGTCGGCGACAAGGACGAGACCACGCCCTTGAATCAGCAAAAATTATTATACGAAAAGTTACCGGGCAGAAGAGAGCTAAATATAATTAAAGACGCATGCCATGCTTTTAAAGATAAAAAATACCTTGAAGAGATTTATCAGATTATGGATAAATGGATTAAAAATTTGTAA